A portion of the Desulfomicrobium macestii genome contains these proteins:
- a CDS encoding helix-turn-helix transcriptional regulator — MYNLDPCAGTTSHSNPSIVEFYRRYYLSEGFFIETPPSSGPHAARLRLELASETGNGWTEMLQINQGLGVGMCDYELFRTIEGGHHTARETVCFNLMMTGEFEVIIPETNRRETIRGGELWLCRNFAECLRYSQPSHRVIRGLSIELPRPMIEAWLGDAHCGMSRSLEMILRGNASACDLSGLGMHPLSRCADQTAPLVQAAARILASKRDTICGRLHFESLALDLLTQFLAFDYPLQTLAMPRANPAIDDAVDILKTEWSDPPTIATLARRVGLNECYLKAGFRRRTGQSIGEFVRALRMENALELIESGQASILQAALAVGYSNPSHFSTAFKRHHGRLPSSYLPRA, encoded by the coding sequence ATGTACAACCTTGACCCTTGCGCAGGAACGACTTCTCATTCAAATCCATCCATCGTGGAATTTTACAGGCGTTACTATCTTTCAGAAGGTTTTTTTATCGAAACGCCTCCATCGTCCGGTCCTCACGCTGCCCGTCTGCGCCTGGAACTGGCCTCCGAAACCGGCAACGGCTGGACAGAGATGCTCCAGATCAACCAGGGCCTGGGAGTGGGCATGTGCGACTACGAGCTCTTTCGAACCATCGAAGGCGGCCATCACACAGCCAGGGAAACCGTCTGCTTCAACCTCATGATGACCGGTGAATTCGAGGTCATTATCCCGGAAACTAACCGACGAGAAACCATCCGTGGCGGCGAACTCTGGTTGTGCCGCAATTTTGCCGAGTGCCTGCGCTACAGCCAGCCATCGCACCGCGTCATCCGGGGCTTGTCCATCGAATTACCCCGTCCCATGATCGAAGCCTGGCTAGGCGACGCCCACTGCGGTATGAGCCGGAGCCTGGAAATGATTTTGCGCGGCAACGCTTCCGCCTGCGACCTGAGCGGCCTGGGCATGCATCCGTTATCCCGCTGCGCCGACCAAACCGCCCCGCTGGTCCAGGCCGCTGCCCGAATCCTGGCCTCGAAGCGAGACACGATCTGCGGACGCCTGCATTTTGAATCATTGGCCCTGGACCTCTTGACCCAATTTCTGGCCTTCGATTACCCGCTTCAGACCCTGGCCATGCCCCGCGCGAATCCGGCCATCGACGACGCCGTCGACATCCTTAAGACGGAGTGGTCTGACCCGCCGACCATAGCGACTCTTGCCCGCCGCGTGGGCCTGAACGAATGCTATCTCAAGGCCGGATTCCGCCGCCGTACCGGTCAGTCCATCGGCGAATTCGTGCGTGCATTGCGAATGGAAAATGCCCTGGAACTGATCGAATCAGGACAGGCCTCCATTCTACAGGCCGCCCTGGCCGTGGGCTACTCCAACCCCAGCCATTTCAGCACGGCCTTCAAACGCCACCACGGCCGCCTGCCGTCCTCCTACCTGCCGAGAGCATAA
- a CDS encoding DUF4198 domain-containing protein has translation MKKKSLVLSALLAIFAFASPALAHFQMVYTPESALEKGGDLPLKMVFTHPFEAGHTMDMEQPLKFEVLHKGETKDLTSTLKPITWKSLTNEGKAFETSHALRGMGDWVFALTPAPYFEANEDAYIQQFTKVVVNAAGAPTDWDAELGLPAEIVPLDKPYGLWAGNVFRGIVKGGGEPVPFAEIEVEFLNHEPDMKANKFGEKAAIEAPHDSLAVQTIKADANGVFVYALPKAGWWGFAALGAGPVDKYKDKELSQDAVIWVQAKPMP, from the coding sequence ATGAAAAAGAAAAGCCTCGTCCTATCTGCCTTGCTGGCCATCTTCGCCTTCGCTTCCCCGGCCCTGGCCCATTTTCAGATGGTCTACACCCCGGAATCGGCACTGGAGAAAGGCGGTGACCTGCCCCTGAAGATGGTTTTTACCCACCCCTTTGAAGCCGGACACACCATGGACATGGAGCAGCCCCTGAAGTTCGAGGTACTGCACAAGGGTGAGACCAAGGACCTGACCTCCACCCTGAAACCCATCACCTGGAAGAGCCTGACCAACGAAGGCAAGGCCTTTGAAACGTCCCACGCCCTGCGCGGCATGGGCGACTGGGTCTTCGCCCTGACTCCGGCCCCGTACTTCGAGGCCAACGAAGACGCCTACATCCAGCAGTTCACCAAGGTCGTGGTCAACGCCGCCGGCGCGCCCACGGATTGGGACGCCGAACTGGGTCTGCCGGCCGAAATCGTCCCCTTGGACAAGCCCTACGGCCTGTGGGCCGGCAACGTATTCCGAGGCATCGTCAAAGGCGGCGGCGAGCCCGTGCCCTTTGCCGAGATCGAGGTCGAATTCCTGAACCACGAGCCCGACATGAAGGCCAACAAATTCGGCGAAAAAGCCGCGATCGAAGCTCCGCATGACAGTCTGGCCGTGCAGACCATCAAGGCCGACGCCAACGGCGTATTCGTCTACGCCCTGCCCAAGGCCGGCTGGTGGGGATTTGCAGCCCTGGGGGCAGGCCCCGTTGACAAATACAAGGACAAGGAACTGTCCCAGGACGCCGTGATCTGGGTCCAGGCCAAGCCCATGCCCTAG